A genome region from Trueperaceae bacterium includes the following:
- a CDS encoding methyltransferase domain-containing protein encodes MLLERATRLRERMDDPACDPRQLRNTYAQFALVNRWVSGWRRVFERLLAPRLFAGATLLDVGCGGADVTRSLLRWSRQLGEPLLVTAIDPDPRALEFARSRSRPGEIEFVQATAEELARAGRRFDFVVSNHLLHHLEERELPAFLDACGRLGGRLVVHNDLRRHPVALLGFALTWPIFSDSFIVGDGLRSIRRSYAPSELRAVLPDGWRHETLAPFRNLVVLER; translated from the coding sequence CGCGGCAACTGCGCAACACCTACGCCCAGTTCGCCCTGGTGAACCGCTGGGTGAGCGGTTGGCGACGGGTGTTCGAGCGGCTGCTGGCGCCGCGGCTGTTCGCCGGCGCCACCCTCCTCGACGTGGGTTGCGGGGGCGCTGACGTCACCCGCTCGCTGCTCCGGTGGTCGCGGCAGCTGGGGGAGCCTCTGCTGGTCACCGCCATCGATCCCGACCCCCGCGCGCTCGAGTTCGCAAGGAGCCGCTCCCGCCCAGGTGAGATCGAGTTCGTACAGGCGACCGCCGAAGAACTCGCCCGTGCCGGCCGACGTTTCGACTTCGTCGTGTCGAACCATCTGCTCCATCATCTGGAGGAGCGAGAGCTGCCGGCTTTCCTCGACGCCTGCGGACGCCTGGGCGGCCGCCTGGTCGTACACAACGATCTGCGACGCCACCCTGTCGCGCTCCTCGGCTTCGCCCTTACCTGGCCGATCTTCTCCGACTCGTTCATAGTTGGGGACGGACTGCGCTCGATCCGGCGGTCCTACGCCCCGAGTGAACTGCGCGCCGTCCTTCCCGACGGCTGGCGACACGAGACGCTGGCCCCGTTCCGGAACCTGGTAGTCCTCGAGCGATGA